A single Bacteroidota bacterium DNA region contains:
- a CDS encoding nucleoside phosphorylase: MIAETELILNPDGSVYHLNLKPEDISDIIINVGDPDRTKTVSDFFDKIEIRKQKREFVTHTGTYKGRRMTVISTGIGTDNIDIVYNELDALVNVDLDKRVIKDQKTALKLIRLGTSGALQADIAPDSFVFSLYGLGLDGLLNFYRYENTEDEKAIIQKFQEYYPHYNTFAQSYLFKGSKLLLDAVSEGMFKGITASCCGFYGPQGRMVRAPLARANMIDLLSDYRFNDLRITNFEMETSAMFGLASILGHHCASVNVIVANRVRKEFSKDYKKSLNEMIETTLDRLATL; encoded by the coding sequence ATGATTGCAGAAACAGAATTAATCTTAAATCCTGATGGAAGTGTATATCACCTTAATCTAAAGCCTGAGGACATTTCGGATATCATTATCAATGTAGGCGACCCGGACCGCACCAAAACAGTAAGCGATTTTTTTGATAAAATAGAAATACGCAAGCAGAAGCGCGAATTTGTAACGCATACCGGCACGTATAAAGGCCGCAGAATGACTGTTATTTCTACCGGCATTGGCACAGATAATATAGATATCGTTTATAACGAACTAGATGCATTGGTAAATGTAGACCTGGATAAGCGTGTAATAAAAGACCAAAAGACAGCGCTAAAGTTGATAAGGTTAGGCACTAGCGGTGCACTGCAAGCAGATATTGCCCCTGATAGTTTTGTTTTCTCACTCTATGGCTTAGGATTAGATGGCCTGCTAAATTTTTATCGCTATGAAAATACGGAAGACGAAAAGGCAATCATTCAGAAATTTCAGGAATATTATCCTCATTACAATACGTTTGCCCAGTCATATTTATTTAAAGGTAGCAAATTGTTGTTGGATGCAGTAAGCGAAGGAATGTTCAAAGGCATTACTGCATCTTGTTGCGGCTTTTATGGTCCGCAGGGGCGCATGGTACGCGCGCCTTTGGCGCGTGCCAATATGATTGACCTCTTAAGTGATTATCGATTTAATGATTTACGCATTACCAATTTTGAAATGGAAACCAGTGCCATGTTTGGCCTTGCCAGTATTTTAGGACATCACTGTGCAAGTGTGAATGTAATTGTTGCAAACAGGGTGCGGAAGGAATTCAGCAAAGATTATAAGAAAAGCCTGAACGAGATGATTGAAACCACCTTAGACCGACTGGCTACCTTATGA
- a CDS encoding CotH kinase family protein — MKKKLFSVLLVLCCVFGSKAQLVVNEYSCSNLTQYVDNHSDYNDWFEIYNAGASSVNLAGYYLSDDSLVNNKYIIPPNVSIAANGFLRVWASGRNEVSLPHLHVNFKLTQTKKNSEFIVISDPSGVILDYVKLSKQTKNGHSRGRKPDGGSTWGVFTVPTPNGTNNNALQYIRYADKPDYSVNGGYYASAQTVTITTNDSNAIIRYTIDGSEPTNASPVYSAPITVSSTKVLKAITYTSNQGVLPSFIEYQTLFINVSHTLPIVSVSATSLTSLANGNGNLEPHGSFELYDTTGNRVGHSYGEFNRHGQDSWVLSQRSLDFISRDEHGYTDAIREQIFLDSPRDSYQRVMIRAAGDDNYPADFNSANAGSAHLRDAYIHTLAIRGGMNLDVRRARKVVVYLNGQYWGVYDIRDNPDDHDNTKFYYGQDKYNLQFIETWGNTWAQYGGQASLTAYSSLRSYILNSSNNFSDPAKYQFVYDQYDVTSLVDYVIANTFTVCTDWLNYNTGWWRGMDSTGTHLKWGYILWDNDATFDHYINYTNVPGTLYDSDPCDVENSSQVSDPQFHIDVLNKLRQNPGFNQYYISRQIDMWNTVWSCSNMLAEFDSVVAVIDPEMAAHATRWGGSYSGWVANKNTLRQFIENRCNWMHNGFINCYQLTGPYDITITANPTNGGSIDFNTLKHTQLPFTGKYFGGMDNKFHIDANPGYTFANWSANVNTINPINTSVDITVNPNASDTITAHLTFGIGFLEHEGSVPHMSAFPSVFNSATTVEYYLPENASVNIRIFNNLGTEVATLVSNIEMVKGNYMVNVDFGRTQLPAGVYYVQMIAGGHKAETKLMYVK; from the coding sequence ATGAAAAAAAAGTTATTTAGCGTTCTATTAGTATTATGCTGCGTTTTCGGATCAAAAGCGCAACTCGTAGTTAATGAATACTCGTGTAGTAATCTTACACAGTATGTTGACAATCATAGCGACTACAACGATTGGTTCGAAATATATAATGCAGGTGCAAGCTCTGTTAATCTGGCTGGTTATTATCTAAGCGATGATTCGTTGGTTAACAATAAGTATATAATACCACCTAATGTTTCTATTGCAGCAAATGGTTTTTTACGCGTTTGGGCTTCGGGCCGCAACGAGGTATCATTACCCCATTTGCATGTAAACTTTAAATTAACTCAAACCAAAAAGAATAGCGAGTTTATTGTTATTTCAGACCCATCGGGTGTAATTCTTGATTATGTAAAACTTAGCAAGCAAACCAAGAATGGCCATTCGCGCGGCCGTAAACCTGATGGAGGTTCTACATGGGGAGTATTTACAGTGCCTACTCCTAATGGTACTAATAATAATGCATTGCAATACATTCGTTATGCAGATAAACCTGATTACAGTGTAAATGGTGGCTATTATGCTTCGGCCCAGACGGTTACCATAACTACAAACGACAGTAATGCCATCATTCGTTATACGATTGACGGCAGCGAACCCACCAATGCATCTCCAGTATATTCTGCGCCAATTACTGTAAGTTCAACAAAGGTATTGAAGGCAATAACATACACCAGCAATCAGGGAGTACTGCCAAGTTTTATAGAGTACCAAACACTTTTTATCAATGTTTCTCATACGCTTCCAATTGTGTCTGTGTCGGCTACCTCATTAACAAGTTTGGCTAATGGAAATGGAAATCTTGAACCTCACGGATCTTTTGAGTTGTATGATACAACCGGAAATCGTGTTGGACATTCGTATGGTGAGTTTAACCGTCATGGACAAGACTCTTGGGTGCTAAGTCAAAGAAGTCTTGATTTTATTTCGAGAGATGAGCATGGGTATACGGACGCCATTCGTGAGCAAATATTTCTTGACTCGCCTCGCGATAGTTATCAGCGTGTGATGATACGTGCTGCCGGAGACGATAATTATCCTGCTGATTTTAATTCAGCCAATGCAGGAAGTGCACACTTACGCGATGCCTATATTCATACACTTGCTATTAGAGGAGGTATGAACCTGGATGTACGCAGAGCAAGAAAAGTTGTAGTGTATTTAAATGGTCAATACTGGGGTGTGTATGATATTCGTGATAATCCTGATGATCATGATAATACTAAATTCTATTATGGACAAGATAAATATAACTTGCAGTTTATTGAAACATGGGGAAACACATGGGCACAATATGGAGGCCAGGCTTCACTTACCGCTTATAGCTCTTTGCGCAGTTATATATTAAACAGTTCAAATAATTTTAGCGATCCAGCGAAGTATCAGTTTGTCTACGATCAGTATGATGTAACCAGTTTAGTGGATTATGTTATTGCCAATACATTTACCGTTTGTACCGATTGGTTAAATTATAATACAGGTTGGTGGCGTGGAATGGATAGCACCGGTACGCACTTAAAATGGGGTTATATATTATGGGATAATGATGCTACCTTCGATCATTATATTAACTATACTAATGTACCAGGAACCCTATATGACAGCGACCCTTGCGATGTAGAAAACAGCTCGCAAGTAAGCGACCCACAGTTTCACATTGATGTTTTGAATAAGTTACGTCAGAACCCTGGCTTTAATCAATATTATATTTCGCGTCAGATTGATATGTGGAATACCGTATGGAGTTGTAGCAATATGCTTGCAGAATTTGATAGTGTTGTAGCTGTAATTGATCCTGAGATGGCAGCACATGCTACACGTTGGGGCGGAAGTTACAGCGGTTGGGTTGCTAACAAAAATACACTGCGCCAATTTATTGAAAACCGTTGCAATTGGATGCATAATGGATTTATTAATTGCTATCAACTTACAGGACCTTATGATATAACCATTACTGCAAATCCTACTAATGGAGGCTCTATTGATTTTAATACTTTAAAGCATACGCAACTTCCTTTTACCGGAAAATATTTTGGTGGTATGGATAACAAATTTCATATAGACGCAAACCCCGGATACACCTTTGCCAATTGGTCGGCCAATGTAAATACCATTAATCCGATTAATACCAGTGTAGATATTACAGTTAACCCAAATGCTTCAGATACGATAACTGCACATCTTACCTTTGGAATTGGATTTTTGGAGCACGAAGGATCGGTTCCGCATATGAGCGCATTTCCTTCTGTATTTAATAGTGCTACAACAGTGGAGTATTACCTTCCTGAAAATGCATCGGTAAATATCAGAATATTCAATAACCTTGGAACTGAAGTTGCTACCTTGGTAAGCAATATCGAAATGGTAAAAGGTAACTACATGGTAAATGTAGATTTTGGTCGCACCCAATTACCAGCCGGAGTGTATTATGTTCAGATGATTGCCGGTGGTCACAAAGCTGAAACTAAATTGATGTACGTAAAGTAA
- a CDS encoding AAA family ATPase, which produces MVKNYDSDVEAVDELRKSYSALRSEIGKVIIGQDEIVRDVLISIFSNGHCLLVGVPGLAKTLLVNTIARVLGLSYNRIQFTPDLMPSDIIGTEILNEQRHFQFIKGPLFANIILADEINRTPPKTQAALLEAMQERAVTAAGKRYELDSPFFVLATQNPIEQEGTYPLPEAQLDRFMFNVLLTYPKFDEEVTVVKNTTSSYNPELKKIVSGEEILAYQQLIKRVPIPDNVLNYAVGLASKTRTGTSTAAAVSNQYIAWGAGPRASQFLVVGAKCHAILNGKYAPDIEDVRAIAPAILRHRIVKNYKAEAEGISVEKIIDDLIRL; this is translated from the coding sequence ATGGTAAAGAATTATGACTCAGATGTAGAGGCAGTCGATGAATTAAGAAAATCATATTCGGCTCTAAGATCAGAAATAGGAAAAGTAATTATTGGACAAGATGAAATAGTACGTGATGTGCTGATTTCAATATTTAGCAATGGCCACTGTTTATTAGTTGGTGTTCCGGGACTTGCAAAAACGCTTTTAGTAAATACCATTGCACGGGTTTTAGGACTATCGTATAATCGTATTCAGTTTACCCCCGACTTAATGCCTTCGGATATTATAGGCACCGAAATTTTGAATGAGCAACGCCATTTTCAATTTATTAAAGGTCCATTGTTTGCTAACATAATTTTGGCCGATGAGATTAACCGAACGCCACCAAAAACACAAGCTGCATTGCTCGAAGCCATGCAAGAGCGCGCTGTTACAGCTGCTGGTAAGCGCTACGAACTCGACAGTCCCTTTTTCGTATTGGCTACACAAAATCCGATTGAGCAAGAAGGAACCTACCCATTGCCCGAAGCGCAGTTAGACCGATTTATGTTTAACGTGTTGCTTACTTACCCCAAGTTTGATGAGGAAGTTACTGTGGTAAAAAATACTACTTCGTCATACAACCCTGAACTGAAAAAAATAGTAAGTGGGGAGGAGATACTTGCCTACCAACAATTAATTAAGCGTGTTCCAATTCCTGACAATGTATTGAATTATGCTGTGGGATTAGCATCTAAAACCAGAACCGGCACAAGCACTGCGGCAGCAGTATCCAATCAATATATTGCCTGGGGTGCGGGACCAAGAGCGTCACAATTTTTAGTAGTAGGCGCCAAGTGCCATGCTATACTTAATGGTAAATATGCCCCCGATATTGAAGATGTAAGGGCCATAGCGCCAGCTATACTGCGCCATCGCATAGTGAAAAATTATAAGGCCGAGGCAGAAGGCATTTCGGTCGAAAAGATAATTGACGACTTAATTAGGTTGTAA
- a CDS encoding thioesterase family protein, with translation MSRFVIEFPQNLQVYECLLTVRVYDLNYGNHLSNDRVLSLAHEARVLYLQSIQSTELNFFGNGIIMTDAQIVYKNEAFLSDVLNFSIAIKITGRASFDIFYRIQKGDKEIAIVKTGILCYDYERKKVVSNPEKFFSYCRCTS, from the coding sequence ATGTCACGTTTTGTTATAGAGTTTCCGCAAAATCTGCAGGTTTATGAATGTTTGTTAACCGTGCGCGTGTACGACCTTAACTATGGAAATCACCTAAGCAACGATAGGGTGCTTAGCCTGGCGCACGAGGCACGTGTGCTTTACTTACAATCGATTCAAAGCACTGAGCTCAATTTTTTTGGCAACGGCATTATCATGACCGATGCGCAAATTGTGTATAAAAACGAAGCGTTTTTGAGTGATGTTCTTAATTTTTCGATTGCAATAAAAATTACAGGACGGGCCTCCTTTGATATTTTCTATCGCATTCAAAAAGGTGATAAAGAAATTGCCATTGTAAAAACCGGCATACTCTGTTACGACTACGAGCGTAAAAAGGTAGTATCCAATCCAGAAAAATTTTTTAGTTATTGTAGGTGTACCAGCTAA
- a CDS encoding RidA family protein yields the protein MDNKKIIFTEQAPKPIGPYSQAVLIGNTIYVSGQIAIIPETGAMALDNIIEETTQVMKNITAVLDAAGMSLAQVVKTSIFLKDMNSFAQVNEVYGSFFSKNFPARETVQVARLPKDVNVEISVVAVKD from the coding sequence ATGGATAATAAAAAAATCATATTTACCGAGCAGGCACCAAAACCTATTGGACCTTACAGTCAAGCAGTATTGATAGGCAATACAATATATGTTAGTGGACAAATAGCAATTATTCCGGAAACGGGTGCTATGGCTCTGGATAATATTATTGAAGAAACCACCCAGGTTATGAAAAACATTACTGCAGTGCTTGATGCGGCAGGCATGAGCTTGGCGCAAGTAGTTAAAACCAGTATTTTTCTTAAGGACATGAATAGTTTCGCTCAAGTCAATGAAGTGTATGGGTCCTTCTTCAGTAAGAATTTTCCAGCACGCGAAACAGTTCAGGTAGCACGTCTTCCAAAGGATGTAAATGTTGAAATATCAGTTGTTGCTGTTAAAGACTAA
- a CDS encoding spore maturation protein: protein MALSRFWTFIIISSIVFILFNLFAGNIYTLSGVINGKQNDPVLVSEVALSSLKEDTLLYNQLISEKTAEHLGKTYTLANNMIVQVSHGKQAADGLFPTCKNAIIDIWLPIIGYLTFFCGLLHLLSDSDATSGLARLLSPLFNKIFPQLPKGHPAFGFMTMNFAANFLGLDNAATPFGLKAMESLQETNIDKDKASDSQIMFLCLHAAGLTLIPTSIIGYRAAQHAANPSDIMVPCIITSFIGTVAALVFVSIRQRINLVNLTIIGLVTGVSALISMLLFYIQKLDSTTKLSFTGNLSNAVLLIIILSIVGYAFYREKIFIAKNTNLFDSFVHGAKDGFTTGLRILPYMIAMLAVLSLFRNSGLMNILMSGLSTLLGYFNVERQIIDALPVALMRPFSAGGSRGFMLDAMKTYGADSLAGQLSCLFQGAAETTFYVIALYYGSVNIKNTRYTLAIMLLVDLVCVLTAIGVCKMYF, encoded by the coding sequence ATGGCGCTAAGCAGGTTTTGGACATTTATAATTATTTCCAGTATTGTATTTATACTATTCAATCTGTTTGCAGGCAACATATACACACTTAGTGGTGTTATCAATGGAAAGCAAAACGATCCGGTGTTAGTAAGTGAAGTTGCTCTTAGTTCGCTAAAGGAAGACACCTTGTTATACAACCAATTAATTTCGGAAAAAACAGCGGAGCATCTTGGAAAAACGTACACACTTGCCAACAATATGATAGTACAAGTGAGCCACGGAAAACAGGCTGCCGATGGATTGTTTCCTACATGTAAAAATGCTATCATAGATATCTGGCTCCCTATAATCGGCTATCTCACTTTTTTCTGCGGGTTGCTTCACTTGCTAAGTGACTCGGATGCAACATCGGGGTTAGCCAGATTACTTTCTCCTTTGTTTAATAAAATTTTTCCTCAATTGCCAAAAGGCCATCCGGCCTTTGGTTTTATGACTATGAACTTTGCAGCAAATTTTTTGGGTCTTGATAATGCTGCTACCCCTTTTGGACTAAAAGCCATGGAGAGTTTACAAGAAACTAATATTGACAAAGACAAAGCATCTGACAGTCAAATTATGTTTTTATGTCTTCACGCGGCCGGACTTACCCTTATACCCACTTCCATCATTGGGTATCGTGCAGCACAACATGCAGCAAATCCGTCCGATATTATGGTGCCATGTATAATTACTTCGTTTATAGGTACCGTAGCAGCCTTAGTTTTTGTTAGCATCAGACAACGCATCAACTTGGTTAACCTTACTATTATTGGCCTGGTAACTGGTGTAAGTGCGTTAATAAGTATGCTCTTGTTTTATATACAAAAACTTGACAGCACTACCAAGTTATCGTTTACTGGCAACCTGAGCAATGCAGTATTGCTAATTATTATTCTATCCATAGTGGGCTATGCGTTTTATCGTGAAAAAATATTTATTGCAAAAAATACCAACCTATTCGACTCGTTTGTGCATGGTGCCAAAGATGGGTTCACAACAGGCTTGCGAATATTGCCTTACATGATTGCTATGCTTGCTGTGCTTAGCCTTTTTAGAAACAGTGGATTGATGAATATACTAATGAGTGGACTTAGCACATTACTTGGATATTTTAATGTGGAAAGGCAAATAATAGATGCCCTTCCTGTTGCACTCATGCGACCTTTTAGTGCCGGAGGCTCACGAGGATTTATGCTCGATGCCATGAAAACCTATGGAGCCGACAGCCTGGCCGGGCAACTGTCCTGTTTGTTTCAAGGTGCAGCCGAAACTACCTTTTATGTAATTGCCCTTTACTATGGAAGTGTTAACATAAAAAACACACGTTACACCCTTGCCATTATGTTGCTGGTAGATTTGGTTTGTGTACTAACGGCTATTGGAGTTTGTAAAATGTATTTTTAA
- a CDS encoding DUF92 domain-containing protein: MQGKILLLRHQFMEDILAIISLITIILFSTITSEALTRYGLVQATLGRKLLHISAITSCAVAPLIIANHIVFVCIVASFTIILFFAVRKKLFQLDQAHHRSWGIFFFVLAFLILIVLCHPHSNYLIFYPMIIMAWSDSVAGLVGIKFSKKYFQPISEKKSLLGCLAFFSTSCLIFGLSKLFPGRFPVIPLSQDVAYFISAVIIIGLMLTLCEAVSTRGSDNLSVPLVAAILMHLLFENKTSSPIVQYWFAMMLAVLFAAAAYRYKLLSLSGSLTALALAFFVFGIGGLAWSVPILLFFVSGSLASKLNKKSGVSSDAKSKRPRDYIQVICNGGVGLVCIWCYGITANTDWYLVYLVSIAVSTADTLSSEIGIYMRRQTVHIINFKKLPTGVSGGVSLPGTLAAAVGAACIAAVGVFYLSTNYAKAFVLITTLGFAGSIADSIIGACLQAKYMHTDTVSDVPQHPGDKLISGMRWMTNDMVNILANIIISLLAVLLINIPQ; encoded by the coding sequence TTGCAAGGCAAAATTTTATTACTTCGTCATCAATTTATGGAAGATATTCTTGCTATCATAAGTCTTATTACCATTATTTTGTTTAGCACCATCACCAGTGAAGCATTAACAAGGTATGGATTGGTTCAAGCTACGCTTGGCCGCAAGTTGCTTCATATTTCTGCAATTACAAGTTGTGCCGTTGCTCCATTAATTATTGCAAATCACATTGTATTTGTATGTATTGTGGCTTCTTTTACTATCATACTTTTTTTTGCGGTTCGCAAAAAACTTTTTCAGCTAGATCAAGCACATCATCGCAGTTGGGGCATCTTCTTTTTTGTATTGGCATTTTTAATTTTAATCGTGTTATGCCATCCACATAGTAATTATTTAATTTTTTATCCCATGATTATAATGGCCTGGAGTGACAGTGTTGCAGGTTTAGTTGGGATTAAATTTTCAAAAAAATATTTTCAACCAATTAGCGAGAAGAAATCACTATTGGGCTGCCTAGCTTTTTTTTCAACAAGCTGCCTTATTTTTGGTTTATCAAAGTTGTTCCCGGGGCGCTTCCCTGTTATTCCATTATCGCAGGATGTAGCGTATTTTATAAGTGCTGTTATCATTATTGGATTAATGCTTACGCTATGCGAAGCAGTTTCTACCCGCGGCAGCGATAATTTATCAGTACCATTAGTTGCAGCTATACTGATGCATTTACTTTTCGAAAACAAAACTTCATCTCCCATAGTTCAATATTGGTTTGCCATGATGCTAGCAGTACTATTTGCTGCGGCAGCATACCGATATAAGTTGTTATCGTTGAGTGGTTCACTTACAGCACTTGCACTTGCTTTTTTTGTTTTTGGTATAGGCGGATTAGCATGGTCCGTACCAATACTATTATTCTTTGTTAGCGGAAGTCTTGCTTCAAAGCTTAATAAAAAATCAGGAGTAAGCAGCGATGCTAAATCTAAAAGGCCTCGCGATTATATTCAGGTAATATGCAACGGTGGTGTTGGTTTAGTTTGCATTTGGTGTTATGGTATAACAGCCAACACCGATTGGTACCTGGTGTACCTTGTTAGCATAGCAGTGAGCACAGCCGATACGCTTAGCAGCGAAATTGGAATTTACATGCGTAGACAAACGGTACATATTATAAATTTTAAAAAATTGCCGACAGGAGTTTCAGGCGGAGTTTCGTTACCCGGAACGTTGGCAGCCGCAGTTGGTGCTGCGTGCATAGCCGCAGTTGGCGTTTTTTATCTTTCTACAAATTATGCAAAAGCATTTGTTTTAATAACAACATTAGGTTTTGCTGGTAGTATTGCAGACAGCATAATTGGGGCCTGTCTACAAGCAAAGTATATGCATACCGATACAGTTAGCGATGTGCCCCAACATCCGGGTGATAAATTAATTTCCGGTATGCGTTGGATGACCAATGATATGGTAAACATTCTAGCGAACATCATTATTAGTTTGCTAGCCGTTCTTTTAATTAATATACCACAATAG
- a CDS encoding T9SS type A sorting domain-containing protein, whose protein sequence is MKKRNLLWLLIAFLFATNTKTQLNYVDQQYNFVKEASVLYGVDNQYNGANTNLYMDIYKPVGDNNTSRLILMFIHGGGFVQGTRQEMDQMCIDFAKRGYVTATIDYRLGFYQPSFYHHLLLTIRQRWCGLPRAVQDAHGAMRFLKGRAAQDSSNVNLAFVGGASAGSITAMHMTYVDKLAEEPPAAGSISNVVTNTLNVPRPALGSIFGVLNQNGQNSQVQAVVNIFGALLDTLLIETANDVPLFSYHQTGDPVVACDNKKGLWGMPLGIGQNYPYLYGSCSIEPRMQTLGFTAQHYQSIIYTGNTHGIHDAVLLDTTAAIFLAQRIQEIFSISIPESKQLIATVFPNPANNIITIQTNVLDGVTVSIYDAMGKLCFDDNVTSSEPSFNISTASLNSGLYTLKVTSNKSELVRKVLIIH, encoded by the coding sequence ATGAAAAAAAGAAATTTACTATGGCTGCTAATTGCTTTCCTGTTTGCTACAAATACAAAAACTCAACTGAATTATGTTGACCAGCAATATAACTTTGTAAAGGAAGCAAGTGTATTGTATGGTGTCGATAATCAATATAATGGTGCTAACACTAACTTGTACATGGACATATACAAGCCTGTGGGTGACAATAATACTTCGCGGCTTATATTGATGTTTATACACGGTGGAGGCTTTGTGCAAGGAACGCGGCAAGAGATGGATCAAATGTGTATTGACTTTGCCAAGCGTGGCTATGTTACTGCAACCATTGATTATAGATTGGGATTTTATCAACCATCTTTTTACCATCACCTTTTGCTTACGATTCGGCAGAGGTGGTGCGGGCTGCCACGTGCGGTTCAGGATGCTCATGGTGCTATGCGATTTTTAAAAGGCAGAGCAGCGCAGGATAGCTCAAATGTAAATCTTGCTTTTGTAGGCGGTGCAAGTGCAGGCAGCATTACCGCGATGCACATGACTTATGTAGATAAATTAGCTGAGGAGCCTCCCGCTGCTGGTTCTATAAGTAATGTAGTTACTAACACTCTTAATGTACCACGACCTGCCTTAGGAAGTATCTTTGGTGTGCTTAATCAAAATGGTCAAAATTCGCAGGTACAGGCTGTCGTAAATATATTTGGTGCATTGCTCGATACCTTGTTAATTGAAACAGCCAATGATGTACCTTTATTCAGCTACCATCAAACTGGTGATCCGGTTGTGGCATGCGACAATAAAAAAGGCTTATGGGGTATGCCTCTTGGCATAGGCCAAAATTATCCTTACCTCTATGGTAGTTGCAGTATTGAACCACGTATGCAAACGCTAGGGTTTACTGCTCAACATTATCAATCTATTATTTATACCGGAAATACCCATGGAATTCATGATGCTGTCTTGCTTGATACCACCGCAGCCATATTTCTGGCACAACGTATTCAGGAAATATTTTCAATCTCGATTCCTGAAAGCAAACAACTTATAGCTACGGTATTTCCTAATCCAGCCAATAATATTATTACCATACAAACAAATGTACTGGATGGTGTAACCGTAAGTATATACGATGCTATGGGTAAGTTGTGTTTTGATGATAATGTTACCAGCAGTGAGCCTTCGTTTAATATCAGCACGGCTAGTCTTAACTCGGGCTTATATACACTAAAGGTAACTTCCAATAAATCAGAACTTGTAAGGAAGGTATTGATTATCCATTAA
- a CDS encoding aminodeoxychorismate/anthranilate synthase component II translates to MHILVIDNYDSFTYNLVHYLEKYEGIKTSVFLNDKLTLEQAAEFDAILISPGPGLPEHAGITLPLLQKYAPTKKILGVCLGLQAMGICFGAKLKNLKQVQHGIAQPTVIVKPDLLFANIPNEFECGRYHSWVVDEDDFPDSLEITAIDKENNIMAAKHKQFNLRGVQFHPESVLTPYGEQLVYNWLFHC, encoded by the coding sequence ATGCACATTTTAGTCATTGATAATTACGATTCGTTCACATATAATCTTGTGCACTATTTAGAAAAATATGAGGGTATAAAAACCAGTGTTTTTTTAAATGATAAACTTACGCTTGAACAAGCCGCAGAATTCGATGCAATACTGATTTCGCCCGGCCCGGGTTTACCGGAACATGCAGGTATTACTTTGCCTCTGCTACAAAAATATGCCCCTACAAAAAAAATACTTGGTGTATGTCTTGGATTGCAGGCTATGGGAATTTGTTTTGGAGCAAAGCTCAAAAACCTTAAGCAGGTTCAGCATGGTATTGCCCAACCAACCGTTATTGTAAAACCGGATTTACTTTTTGCTAATATTCCCAACGAATTTGAATGCGGCAGGTATCACTCGTGGGTGGTTGATGAAGATGACTTTCCCGACAGCCTCGAGATTACCGCTATAGATAAAGAAAACAACATCATGGCAGCAAAGCACAAGCAATTTAATTTGCGTGGAGTGCAATTCCATCCCGAGTCGGTACTCACCCCCTATGGCGAACAATTAGTTTACAACTGGCTTTTTCATTGCTAA
- a CDS encoding ClbS/DfsB family four-helix bundle protein, giving the protein MPRPTNKLELLSLSEKNFKALNNLVDSFSVAEQNKEFPKGTMNRNIRDVLAHLYHWHLLMAEWYNIGMKGALPEVPAKGYTWKTTPDLNKKIWETYRATDLKNARRQLTMSNIQMMELIGKHSNEELFEKKRYKWTGTTSLGAYFISATSSHYDWAFRLIKKAMK; this is encoded by the coding sequence ATGCCACGACCAACCAACAAACTAGAATTGCTAAGCCTGAGCGAAAAGAATTTTAAAGCCTTAAATAATCTTGTTGACTCCTTTTCGGTTGCAGAACAAAATAAGGAATTTCCTAAGGGTACCATGAACCGAAACATACGAGATGTGCTTGCACATCTATATCACTGGCACTTGCTTATGGCTGAATGGTACAACATTGGCATGAAGGGCGCTTTGCCCGAAGTGCCTGCCAAAGGATACACCTGGAAAACTACACCTGACTTGAATAAAAAAATATGGGAAACCTATCGTGCCACCGACTTAAAAAATGCAAGAAGGCAATTAACTATGTCAAATATCCAAATGATGGAATTAATTGGCAAGCATAGTAACGAGGAACTTTTTGAAAAAAAGAGATATAAATGGACGGGCACCACTTCCTTGGGAGCGTATTTTATTTCGGCTACTTCCAGTCATTACGATTGGGCCTTTAGGTTGATTAAGAAAGCGATGAAATAA